The Branchiostoma floridae strain S238N-H82 chromosome 1, Bfl_VNyyK, whole genome shotgun sequence sequence GGTGCTCAGGTAAGGTCATGTTGGTACTTCCTAATCTGCATATATAAAAGCCATGGCATATCAAAAAAAGATGTTATTGATAGACCCATAACCCTAACCATCTCCATCAAGACTGTAATATAGAAACATGAATTTGTTTATTGATTCAAATAGCAATATACTAGACACCCTACTTTAAAAATGCAAATTTCACCAACAAATGAAGCaaccactctctcattggttaaaCCTCTAATTGTCATGTTATCATTGGTGGTAGTGCTAATGATGATTGACAGGATCGGTCTATTGGTTTCTGTAAGTGATTTTGTTGGAAGCTTAGAAATTTAAAAGTGTTCCTTTGTGGACCAGTTTTGTCAAAGTTTTGGTACATGGTAGTTTTTGAATGGTAACTAAGTGCATGTGTTTACAGAAAACCATTTCATTTCTTTGTCTTCACCTTTTTCTCAGGAAATCCAAGGAGGAGTACGAGGCCCAACAGAAGGGCAAGAAATCCAAGACTTCCTCAGACATAGAGAGAGTCATGCAGGAGTCTAAAGATGAGCTGGCTCGCATGGAGGAACTTCTCAAGAAGGAGAGGGAAATGCTGGATAAAGTAGGTGCTAACAGTAGAACTCTTCATTTATTGTATTTTCGAATGTTACCTTTGATGCAAAGCTGTTCAAAAGTTTCATGAAATGTATTGTGTATATCCAATGGGATGACATGGATGACcagaaaatttgaaaagttaTTGTTTGatggtttattgtttattgaaaagatctccattagtgaataCAATGTGAATGCTATGTACCACTAGTCTTGTTGGAGTCATTAGACAAACATGTTACATTGAGACTATCTACTTCTTAACATCACTTATGCCTAAAGATACACTAACACTTAAAGCATATACTAACGCTATacctatctatttatctatctgtTTAATGGTGCTCTTACAATCTCCCTAAGTCCAAGAATACAATATCATGGCACTGTTAGACTGTCCTACTGTGTCAATCATTCTCAAAACTGTTTAGTGGATGTGGAGGATGTTAAGTTGTACTCTCTTCTTCCCCAGGCATTAAAGTTGTCACTAGAATGTATGCCCAAAGTTGATGGTGATGAGGATCAGGATGGGGCTGACAGCAAAGCTGCAGAGAAGAGCGACACACCTCAGGGCAAGCCTGCTGCAGTTATAGCACAGGCATCAGCACCCAAAAAGGAGGAGGCCAAACTCAGCACTGCTCCAGCTAAACAGTCCTCATTATCTGTAAGTGCTTGAGGATGGATGTTTCCTTTCTTCAGATTCATCTGAATGTGATAATTTTTTCCAGAAGAGTTATTGTACGTTGCTAACATGGGAGctgtaacattttgtttttaaagtacAGTTAGTTATGTTTTAACTGTGTCATCAATGTCACATTTTGTCTGCCtttcagggttgaacaagtttttaaaaatttacttgccccaTTCAGCAAAAATCTACTGGCCCAAATAAAATTTTACCGGCCCAAAATTCCAATGATATGCAAACGCTTGCATATTATTGCACTGGGCAATTGAGCTGATGGACTTTTCCAACCCTGACAAGTGTTGTGTCCGTGCCTTCTCAATGTGTAAGCCTGGATAGGCTACATCATCTTTAAACGGTTTGGATTACAATATAATGTGTTATCTACTGTTGCACAAGAACATCTCTTGAAGCCTATGAAAAAGATGTTTTGCTTCGGGTTTCCCAACCAGCAGCCTTTTTTCGGGTTGGCTACCAGCAATGGACAAAGACATTTTGATCTGAGTGATCAAGACATTGTAGACTGTAGAGTCATTTTCCAACTTATTCTGTTGAAatctaaaagaaaaaagagTTGCTGTGTACCAAGCGTAATTTGcaatcagaaacacaacattgatATTCATAGGCCTCACTGTATGTCACAGAACTCGTCTTTCTATTTACAACTAGGACCTCCCAACAGCACGAGTAGCACCCGTCCGACCCCACAAACCACAGTCCCCACCGCCCACACAGCCTCCCCCCCAGAAACCCAAACCCTCCGCCCCTCCCCCAGGACCTCCCCAGAGAGAGCTGAGTAGTTCAGAGGCAGCTGCCGCTTGGCTAAAGGGAGCGCAGGCAGAGGCAGGGCATACCAGTGACTCAGCTGGATCTGCAGTAAGGCTCTGCTCACACTATGCAGGCCAAGCACAGTGGGAACAGTTGGTGCATAGGCAAATGAGAAATTTCCTCATACCGGTAGTACATGAAAACAACATCCTGTCCTAAGAAGAGTTGTCTTCAAGTCTTTTTATACAAGAGAATGAAAGACAAAATGAAAGTAGGGACAGGTAAATGTAAACTTAAGGCAGATTTAGTTTGGAAGCTGTGATTGTATCTACCAGATTTATATTTGAATATATACATAAAGAGCCCTAGAACTATGATGCCCCATCTGGACCATAGAACAACATACCTTAAATTGATGATTGGGAGACATCATGCTATCATTCTATGATATTGCTCTAATTATGTACAGGGTGGGCTACAAAATGGCATTTCTAGGCCTCTTCTGAGAATCTCCTCCTGGGCTATATGGTCAGTACAATTTCTGTCCATAATGAAACTGCTCATGCACCATCTTGTCCACATGTTGGTATTGACACTGTGCTTGGCTTGCAGAGTGTGAGAAGAGACAGTTGCTAGGGTAGTTGCTTAGGATTACCAAAGTCCTTGACATTTAGCAATGGTGTAGCCAGAACAAAATAGTGGTGAAATTCACATAATAACATAAGCTGCATAGAGTAAGCTGCATAGAAACCCCAACTAACTGCACAGAAGACAGATGCTTCTGGTGTACTTTTGTACTTTTGTCTGGACTTGCCATAAGTTTGTTGCCATGCATGATGCCATGCAAAGGCTTTGGAGAAACAGCTAGGACCCACTTCATACCAGGATTAATTGATTCAGGAATCGGGATTTACCCAGGCACGGGATTTGATCCTGATTTGATCCCTTTGGCAGATCGGGATTACCCCCTCCTCAGATCCAAAGTCTTACCAGAATTTGCAAATTGGGAAAACCTTTAGGTGAATCCCAGTCTGCAAATCCTGGTATGAATGGGGTCTAATATTCCAAATTGCACcaacccattttacacctgtttGTGAACCATGGTCTTCGTGATCCTACCCAACCATCACTAAGTAATCTCCTGCTGCCTACACAGTATTCTAATGGAAAAGTATCATAAACACTTCTcctattgttgtttttgttacagtTGTCACCCTTTTATACTCTGTGCACATCACCATTTTCATGTCTAGAGCACCTCTCCTGTAACATTGCCAGCCCTGTTGTTATCTGTACTGTATGACCTggatatgcccccctccccaggctgCAGGTCCGGGTGATGATGAGCTGAAGAGGAGACAGGAGCACCTGCGGCAGCAGCGCGACAAGCTGATGGCCATGAagaagaaagagagggagaaacAGCTCCAGCAGTACAACCAGACAAACAACCGACCCAAATCATCCAAGGTTAGCACGGCTAGTCTCAAGAGGTGGTCTTGTGACTAGGATTGTTGATCtcaaggttctgggttcaaattgggagagccacaccttaaaaaactaaagaaaaacacaatactTTTTTAAGATAAAACAGTAGGTGCCCATCTTTGTTTGAGTGGATATATCTTACAGTCCGATCTTTCACATCTTGGACCTGCTTGGATGTTACAGTGGTTTACCgtttatgcaaaacaaaaaatagccaTGTCCCTGACTGTTTTCACAGCAAGTCCAGGGTTactgaaaatacagaaaaaaacatttgaatcTGGAATATAATGGTTCGTGTTGTTAAGAAATCTATTATTGTTTCCGTAAGACAAGTCATTGGATATCATTTCCTCGCAGCATTGTTTTCAGCACTCTGGACAGCACATGTTGTGctagtgggggaggggggcagtgatATATATTATGGGATGTTTGACATGTGTGTCTGAAGGTGTCATGTGCCCTCCAGATGGCAGAACGGGTTGCTGCAGGAAAAATGGAGTCAGTCCAGCCGACGCCCAGCGAGGAGGACACCAAGAAGCTGCAGATGAGGCTGACTCTTGCCGAGAGGCTGAAACAGGAGGTCATCGGGAAGAAGTAGCTGTCATCATGTCATCATTTCATTGGGGCTCCATCTGGCTTTCATCTACACATGTCCTCAGCAACATATAATGGTAGCAGTGTTACCACAGTATACACTTTTGTTTTGATCTTAAGGGaagatattttgttttcaagtttTGAACACTGTGGGCTGTGCCCTGTGTTTTAACGTACAGTTTGTTACTGTCACCCTTCTCATGTTAATGGCTGTACTAGGGTGCTCCCACAGACACTCACAGAATTGATGTTTTTGTAGATTTTTCCAGCCCTAATTTGTATAGCACTGTAGAGACCCGTGATCTAACAGCAATAATGTGATGAAATTTGGAGAACCGGAAGGAATCCTGTTGTTTTATCGGTCAAAGTGAGCTCATGGTAATGTTAAAGGTCTGCTGTGTATAGAATACATTAAGCTCACTCAGAAATTTCTAAGCACAAACATATCACAGCTGCCTAACATACATCACATGTTAAACAGCTGCTGCCAGGTGTTCCACACCCTTCAGTGGCTCAGCACATTATCACTTGTACCTGTTAGGCTTCCTCTCGACATGGCTGCATTTTGCAGATGGTCCATTGAGCAGCCAAAATTGGATCTGTGTGACCCTTGATTTCTATAACTGGAATATGCTGCACCATGAAAAAGTATGTTTAAAGAAACAACATCACATACAATCCATTAAAGATTTCATTATGTAGGAAATTTGTTGAGCATCTCTCAACATCTTTAGTTTTACTGGTATATGAAAGCTCAGCGATACAGATACTCATACTGTCACTTTCTTAGGCATCATCTAGACTGTCAGAAATGGAAACTTGCCTTCTCCTTGTCGACTTGTGCAATGGTGCAATCTGTTTTGGCACTTTGTTGTTTTTGATCAATGTGGTGTTGAATTATGTGCATATTGACAGAAAAGTTTGGGATTATGTCTGTAATGCAATGGTATTGACCAGGACTGCTAGTTAGTGCAATAGATCCTTGCCTTACTGTTAGTTAATTAGAATGTAATGTCTATCTTCTCATGTGCACTTATCCAGGTATGTAGGTAGCACCTTTCTCACACTGAGATACCAAAGTACAGCAAACTGAGCTATATTGTTTGAGCGTAAGGTGAAACAAGATTGGACAAGGTACCAAACTTCAGATTAAAGATTGACAACATGAAATTGTTAAAGCTAAATCATGTGGACAAAAGTGTGGACCAAAGCACAAGGAGGATGTACTTTATGTAGGGGCATGGAATTGTTTATACCTTATATGGGAAAATTTGTTTGTTGCTGTTTATGGACAGGTGATTATGTTGTGATGTTTTTGGCCCATACAACTGTGCAAACTTCTCATACATATCCACAGAAACAGTAGAACACAAGTTTGTTCACACAAGAGACTTGCAGGCCTCCCATACTACTGCCTGCAAAGAGCTGCAGAATTTTAgaattaaaagtaaaaaaattcaCATATTTCCTGACTCTGTTAACAgatatacttgtacatgtgctGTACCCTTAAACTATATCTATTCCCACTTGCAACATTCTTTACATAGATTATGAATATTACTCATCATTGCTATAAAGATTTTCATTTCTGTACATAAAATTTTCATGTAGCTTTAAGATTTTAATGCCAAAAAGTTACATGTCTTGTTACATGTCTGTTTTATGAAGTGTTGTATAATTATGTACTGATGTTTGCAACTCATACGCTGGTCAATTCAATGCAAATGTATTCACTCAATGCGTTCCTTCCTGttggtacacatgtacttgaagTATGCAAATATTAGTTTCCCAAGCCACAAAATGTTTCATGTAAAGGATGCTTCTATGCAGCATCAACTATAGATACCACATTTTGCAACTCACAATGAACGAAAGAAATAGAGTGCATATATCACTTGCTTTCTGTGTATGTCCTTTCTTTAGTGTTTATTTCACTTTGTTGTCAAGTTATTTCATTGCAATTCAATTGCTACTGCTAATCAGGTTCTGGTATCCTCTGGACCTAGACTGaggattttctgtaccagtgcCCACCATTTAGTTACATTTTAGTAATGAATGGTTGGCAGTTCTATCAAATCAGATGAAGAGCCGTCGCCggaggttacacatccaggtaataagatgcaccaaaaagcagttactcaagcaactggatatgatttggaaatggacattttagacagccatccagtgtcactgacgcaAGGCAccagatggttgtctgaaatgtctgaccttttccaaatcatatccagttacttagtaactgctttttagcagATGAAGAGCCATTTGACACAGGCACACATTAAGTGTTTTCATGCAGTAATGCTTGATGCCATCACAGCAAATGGGCATTACAACAACTTTAATATTGAACAGTGAATACCAAAAGATCATGTCAACCCTGACACCCCCATCATACCTTCCCATTGGGCCTAGGAAATCTGTTTATGGTAACCAGACTAGAGGATTTTTTAGGTTGATCAATGGCCAGGGACATAAAATTTCTGGTCTGACAACTAAGTGATCAAATGCAAATTGCAAAACTTTGTTCAATGTATTAATGTACTTGTGATTGTACAATGTGTATCATTGCAATATGAAAATACCAGCATCCTGGTGTATTTTAGTGTTTTATATCTTCCAACTTCATGTATTTGTTGAATCTGATCAGAGCttctaaaaaaaagagaagGCCTACCTACCAACCCTGATAGTCAGAAACACAGTTATAGACATTATTTGTGCCCCCAAAACAAACTCCACTGACCAATGTGGATATGATTGATGAGTTGTTCACTTTTAATGAAATGAATACATACACACTGACTGGCTTGGATTATT is a genomic window containing:
- the LOC118418746 gene encoding cilia- and flagella-associated protein 36-like isoform X2; translated protein: MATSENWVLDSVVQFLRSPTWTVPVMNFIEENCLVFDNNEENKLEYTEAHNQYKGMVEALLGSFMEDLGITEDQFTEGCKKELVSAQAGTYPLGLFQQLWAADNFFSFKAMMVQTRVELELQALHLLKHQNGMDPDSKAREATGGPGEEEDDEEAILQEVLRKSKEEYEAQQKGKKSKTSSDIERVMQESKDELARMEELLKKEREMLDKALKLSLECMPKVDGDEDQDGADSKAAEKSDTPQGKPAAVIAQASAPKKEEAKLSTAPAKQSSLSAAGPGDDELKRRQEHLRQQRDKLMAMKKKEREKQLQQYNQTNNRPKSSKMAERVAAGKMESVQPTPSEEDTKKLQMRLTLAERLKQEVIGKK
- the LOC118418746 gene encoding cilia- and flagella-associated protein 36-like isoform X1, with the translated sequence MATSENWVLDSVVQFLRSPTWTVPVMNFIEENCLVFDNNEENKLEYTEAHNQYKGMVEALLGSFMEDLGITEDQFTEGCKKELVSAQAGTYPLGLFQQLWAADNFFSFKAMMVQTRVELELQALHLLKHQNGMDPDSKAREATGGPGEEEDDEEAILQEVLRKSKEEYEAQQKGKKSKTSSDIERVMQESKDELARMEELLKKEREMLDKALKLSLECMPKVDGDEDQDGADSKAAEKSDTPQGKPAAVIAQASAPKKEEAKLSTAPAKQSSLSDLPTARVAPVRPHKPQSPPPTQPPPQKPKPSAPPPGPPQRELSSSEAAAAWLKGAQAEAGHTSDSAGSAAAGPGDDELKRRQEHLRQQRDKLMAMKKKEREKQLQQYNQTNNRPKSSKMAERVAAGKMESVQPTPSEEDTKKLQMRLTLAERLKQEVIGKK